The region ACCTTTTTAATGGCGATTGTTTCTTCTTGAAATTCTTCGCCGATGATTACATTGGTTACGCCGGCTGCTTTTCCGATTCCAAGAGCCAGATGTCCGGCTTTTCGACCCATGGCCACAACGATGTACCAGCGGTTTGTGGTACGTGAATCTTCCATTAGGTTATGAACAATGGAAACACCCACGTGTCGGGCCGTTTGAAACCCAAATGTGGGAATGTTACCGGGCAGGGGCAGGTCGTTGTCGATGGTTTTGGGAACGTGAGCCACGCGGATTTTTCCTTTTACAGCCTCGGCCACCTTACTGGCTGAAAAGGCCGTATCGTCACCCCCGATGGTAATCAAGTCCGTAATACCCAATTCCATAAATCCCCGAATGACATTGTCCATGCTTTGCTTGCTCTTGGTAGGATTTTCACGCGATGTACGCAAGATGGAACCACCGGTAAAGTGAATCCGGGAAACGTCCTCTATTTCAAGTTTTTGAATGTGCGTGTAATCGCCCCTTGCAAACCAATAGTAACCACCGATAATGCCAATCACTTCCATGCCCTGATTTCTGGCTTCAATTGTGGCGGCACTGATAACGCCATTAATTCCGGGGGCCGGACCACCTCCAACAATAATTCCCAGTTTTCTTTGCTGCGTACTCACAGGTTAAGCTCCTTTCTGAAATTTTTTCTGCATGAAGATTTCATATATGGCTTTAAGTCGTTTTATTCAAATTCTAATAATAATAATCATTTTTTTCCCCCCAATCAAGTGAAAATGAAAGGAGGTTGGATTTTCTTGTCCGTTACCCTTTTATCTTATTTTTAGGTGTTTTCCATCCGTGCTAAAAATAATAGCCCCTTCCCTGTCGGTACGAAGGGTCTGGATGTTCAACCGTTTGAGACGATAAAGGATTTCCGGCGAAGGCTGGTGAAAGCGATTGTGTGCCCCCACCGAAATCACCGCATAACGCGGATGAACGGCTTTTAGGAATGCCAGGGTACTGGATGTTTGACTTCCGTGATGTGGTATCTTGAGTACGTCCGATTTAAGAAGCGTGCCAAATGGAAGCAGTTGTCTTTCCACGGGTTGTTCAATATCCCCCGTAAACAAGAACGAGCGGGATCCGAAACGGATTTTGGCTACCACGGAATGATTGTTTTCTCTGTCCGGAGGATCTGCGTGTCCGATTTGGTGTGAAGGCGTGATCGGATAGAAAATCCAGATGGACGCCCCGTGCCAGTTGAGACGGTGAAAACCGGCGAGGACCGCCCGAAGAGGGATCTTCTTTCGGCGGATACTGTTTCGGTAGAGCCGGTAAATCGGCCGGTCTAAACTGTCTCCATTGTCCCAGATTTCTTCCACGGCCAAATGGGCCAGTAAAAAAGGGGCCCCTCCAATATGATCTTCGTGGGGGTGACTGATCATCATGGCATCAAGACGACTGCAGTGTTCGTATCGTAAATAGGGAAAAACAAGACGTGCACCTGCATCAAATGATTTTGTGCGCGGGCCGGCGTCGATCATCAGAAAATGGCCGTCGGGAAATTCCACAACACTTCCGTCGCCCTGACCCACATCCAGAAATGTCACCTTAAGTGTGGGTTGGAGATGGAGCAGGACGTCGGTGCCGGTCCAGACAAGAAGGAGAAAAATCAGGCCAAGTGATAACTGCCGTACCCTGCGGGGATTGTCGGCAAACCAGATCATTCCCAACAGAATAAAATAGGCCGCAAGATACCAAAGAGAAAAATGCCCGAATGATTCGATGGAACTGCCCGGCAGTCTGCTGAAAAAGGTCACAAATTGAATAAGGCAGGTGAGGAGATATTTAACCGGCACGGCCAGCACGCTTCCCAGAAACGGCCAGATGGGGCCCAGCGAAATCAGCGCAAAACCGAGAGCCACACTGACAAAAACCAGTGGAATGACGACAAGATTGGCCAGAAGTGAGTACGTGGGTAATCGGTGAAAATAGTAAAGCGTCAATGGAAGTGTTCCCAATTGAGCGGTAAATGACACAATCAGAAGCGGCAAGAGTTTAGTGCCCCAAAATCGCTGGAGGCGATTCCGCGGGACAAATCGAAAAAAAGCCAGAATCCGGCTGTAGAACAACACAATTCCAAGAACAGCCAGAAAAGATAATTGAAACCCTGCATCGAAAAGCATGAACGGATTTACCATGAGAAGAACGAGGGCTGCAACAGCCAGACTATTCAGAACAGCCGTCCGGCGCTGGAGCAGGTAGCCGAGCAAAATAATGGCGGCCATGAAAACGGCTCGAATCACAGGAGGTTTGCCTCCCGTGAGAGCGGCGTAAACAATCAGGGCAAAAATAACCAGAATGGTTCGGGGAGTTTCAGGCAAATGCAGGAGGGAAAACATCCCCATCAGCAAAAGAAGAATAAATCCCACGTGAAGACCGGAAACGGCCAATACGTGAATTACGCCTGTTCGGGCAAAGCGCTGCTGAATTGCGGGATCAATTTGGCCCCTCTGCCCCAACAGCAAGCCTTTTAGGAGAAAGGCCTCCTCGGTTTGACCGAGATGGTGTGTGATTTGCAGCGAAAGCCGCTCACGAAGGGAGGCGATCAAACCGGTCCAAAAGAATACGCCCCGTTTTTCTGAAAGAATCTGTACCCGCTCATTCTGTACCAAGTAAAAAACGGCAGAAATGTTTCGTCGGGCCAGATAAGCCCGGTAATCGAATTCACCGGGGTTTCGTTTCCCCGGGGGTTGGCTGAGGTACCCGCGGAGGAAAACACGCTGACCCATTTTCAGCCGAAGGGAGGTATCTTTGGAAGAAACCAGGAGTTTTGCCCGGGCGGGGAAAAGGGAATCCCGATTGAGAACATATTCTGCGTGGAGAATCCACTTCAACCGGCCATGTTGAACCTCCGGCGCCGAGGAGAGGGTTCCGATCAGGCCGGCGGGGTTTTTGATTTTCGAAAGAAGCGAGTTTGCCTGTTTTTGAAGATCGGTTTGCGCGGCGCTCACCCACAAAAATCCCAGCAAAATGCCTGCAAACATTCCGGTACAGGTGCGGATTCGGGCCCGTCTCATAGAATAAAAAAGAAAACCAATCAGTAGAAAAGTGACCGATGCAGCCAAAAGGGGTGAAAGAGAACATCTGAAAAAACGCCCCAGAATACTTCCAAGAATAAAATTGAGGACAACAACAACAGCAGGTTCTTTCACGGTTTATTCCCCCTGTTATTTCCATTTCGGAACACCGTTTTATTAGATAACAAAATTGGCTGAATATTGAAAAACAACTGTTTTGCAATATCTTATTTAACAATAAGATACGATTTTGGCAAATGGAAAATTCTGGTACGATATTTGTGATTTAGGCAGTATCAGCACCCGTACACTTCAAAAAGAATCCCTTTTCGGAAGGTGTCTTTTAAACAACTGCATCGCGTTGAAGCGTTATCCATACGAATGGACAATTGGTTTTGAATAAGAAACACAAGAAAATCTATCCTGAAGGACAAACCGTATCATTTCGTGATGCGCCAAAAGAGGTTCAGAATCTTATGAAAGAACTCGTAGTGATGTGTCCGTTTCGCAAAGAGGCAATTACGGATTTGGAGAATTTGGCCATTCAATTTACCCGCCAGACCGACGGGTGGCAATTTGTATGCAACGTGTGCCCCCATACGACGTGTACCGGTTTTATTCTGGATACCCCTCAACCCTCAGGAAAAAAGGGTACCCGTTTTTTGCGCGCGTAAAATCAGGGCTAAAAATGTCTTTTTCGTCTTAATCAGAAAATAGCACCCAAACTCAGATGCCTTTTTTCCAGCCCACTCCAATGAGTCCGAAAATCAGGACCAGGGAGACAGCCGTAATGAGCAGTCCCAGCTTAAAGCTTCGCGGATCAAAAATAAATTGAATCTTGTGCGTTCCCGGTTGAAGAAAAATCGAACGTAAGAAGTAGTCGGTTTTGTAGATTTTTGTTCGTTTGCCGTCCACAAAGGCCTTCCAACCTGCCGGATAGTAGACTTCGCTGAGTACCAGTTGAGCCGGTTTGACCACAGTTGCACTCAGAACAATTTTGTGAATACTGAAATGTCCGATGATGACCTGATTTTTGGAACTCGCCCGGATGGTAAAGGGAGGATCTTCTTCAATAATGGCCAATTTTTTCGGATCAAAATCCAGTTGTTTCATCCGCCCAAAGATGGCCTTCTTGCCGTGAAGCACCTGAAGGGTATCCACGAAAAATGCACGGGGAAGAA is a window of Calditrichota bacterium DNA encoding:
- a CDS encoding DNA internalization-related competence protein ComEC/Rec2, with amino-acid sequence MKEPAVVVVLNFILGSILGRFFRCSLSPLLAASVTFLLIGFLFYSMRRARIRTCTGMFAGILLGFLWVSAAQTDLQKQANSLLSKIKNPAGLIGTLSSAPEVQHGRLKWILHAEYVLNRDSLFPARAKLLVSSKDTSLRLKMGQRVFLRGYLSQPPGKRNPGEFDYRAYLARRNISAVFYLVQNERVQILSEKRGVFFWTGLIASLRERLSLQITHHLGQTEEAFLLKGLLLGQRGQIDPAIQQRFARTGVIHVLAVSGLHVGFILLLLMGMFSLLHLPETPRTILVIFALIVYAALTGGKPPVIRAVFMAAIILLGYLLQRRTAVLNSLAVAALVLLMVNPFMLFDAGFQLSFLAVLGIVLFYSRILAFFRFVPRNRLQRFWGTKLLPLLIVSFTAQLGTLPLTLYYFHRLPTYSLLANLVVIPLVFVSVALGFALISLGPIWPFLGSVLAVPVKYLLTCLIQFVTFFSRLPGSSIESFGHFSLWYLAAYFILLGMIWFADNPRRVRQLSLGLIFLLLVWTGTDVLLHLQPTLKVTFLDVGQGDGSVVEFPDGHFLMIDAGPRTKSFDAGARLVFPYLRYEHCSRLDAMMISHPHEDHIGGAPFLLAHLAVEEIWDNGDSLDRPIYRLYRNSIRRKKIPLRAVLAGFHRLNWHGASIWIFYPITPSHQIGHADPPDRENNHSVVAKIRFGSRSFLFTGDIEQPVERQLLPFGTLLKSDVLKIPHHGSQTSSTLAFLKAVHPRYAVISVGAHNRFHQPSPEILYRLKRLNIQTLRTDREGAIIFSTDGKHLKIR
- a CDS encoding 6-phosphofructokinase, which codes for MSTQQRKLGIIVGGGPAPGINGVISAATIEARNQGMEVIGIIGGYYWFARGDYTHIQKLEIEDVSRIHFTGGSILRTSRENPTKSKQSMDNVIRGFMELGITDLITIGGDDTAFSASKVAEAVKGKIRVAHVPKTIDNDLPLPGNIPTFGFQTARHVGVSIVHNLMEDSRTTNRWYIVVAMGRKAGHLALGIGKAAGVTNVIIGEEFQEETIAIKKVCDIIEGSILKRRVKGRQDGVVVLAEGIAEKLDVEELQAIEGMRIDYDDYGHIRLAEIDLGRIIKYELEHRFQQRGEKFRMVTGNIGYELRSAPPIPFDCEYVRDLGYSAIKFLISDDLVAKAPNGALIYVDAGKLIPIPFEDILDEKTGKMSVRLVDVKTDSYAVAREYMIRLTKKDFDDPEMLKKLADAGKMTVSEFKERFSYLVND